A stretch of DNA from Desulfobacteraceae bacterium:
AACAGGCCTACGAGAAGGTTCAGGATATCGCCAACCGGGCCGTCGCCGCCTCCCGCCGGGAAGGTTATCCGGCGCCCGCTTACCATGCCGCCCCTTCGGCCCGCAACGACAGCCAGGGCTGAAAGATCCGCGCCTCCCGGCCCACAGGCCCCGCCCGAGGCCGGGCTGGGCCGCCGCCGCTCCTCCATCCGCTTCGCCCCCCCTGGAGACCGATTCAAGCCGGTCGGCTATGATTTTCAAAGCCTCGGCCCGAAACCGGTTGATTCTTGATTGGTGCGTGCCTATGTTGCGTCTCAGTCCCACCAAAACCGCGGTGGGCCTGGCTTCAGGCTTCCGCCGGGGCATGCAGCCCGCCGGCCGGGGGCCGCTGGAGCGGCCCGACTAGGTCGGCGCGCCGTGACGCAGCGCTTGCAAACCGTCGGAACCAGAGGGAGGCCGCCACCATGACATCCGACAACCGCCCCCACGCCCCCCGTGAAAACCCGAGCGGTCCCGCTGCCGCGGCCAGCCCGGTAGACGCGCAAACCCCCAGCCATTACGTGGGCATCGGCGCTTCGGCCGGCGGTTTGGAGGCCATCGAGGCCTTCATCAAAAACATGCCCCCCCACAACGCCCTGGCCTTCATCATCGTTCAGCATCTCTCCCCGGACTACAAGAGCCTGATGGCCGAGCTGCTCTCCAAGCGCACCCAAATGCCCGTTCACCGCGCAGAAAACGGCATGCGCGTCAGCGCCGGGAGCATCTACCTGATCCCGCCCAAAAAACACCTGACCATCTTCCACGGCAAGCTGCTCCTCAGCGATCCGGAGCGGTCGCGCTCGGGGATTTTTTTGCCCATCGACATTTTTCTGCGCTCCCTGGCGGATGATCAGGGCGAAAAGGCCGTCGGCATCATCTTGTCGGGCACCGGCAGCGACGGCATGCGTGGGGTGCGGGCCATCAAGGAATCCGGCGGTATGGTGATGGTCCAGGACGAAGCCAGCGCCAAGTTCGACGGCATGCCGCGCAGCGCCATATCCACCGGGCTGGCCGACTTCATCCTGCCGCCCGAGGAGATGCCCCGGCAGCTGCTGCGCTTTGTCAAACACCCCGAGCAGACCCGCTCGGCGCGCTCCGACACCATCCTGACCGATGAGGACGGACTGACGCGCATCTTCGCCCTTCTGCGGGATCGGCACAAGATCGACTTCACCTACTACAAACCCTCGACGGTGGTGCGCCGGATCGAACGGCGGATGACCATCAATCACATCAACGAGCTGCGCGACTATGTCAAATTCCTGGAGAGCTACCCCCGGGAAGTGTCCATCCTCTACCGAGAGCTGCTTATCGGGGTGACCAGCTTCTTCCGCGACCCGGAGGCCTTCGACCTACTTGCCAGAGAATACCTGCCGGCCTTGCTGGAGCGGGTGCAAAGCCCGCTGGTGCGCTTTTGGGTGGCGGGGTGCTCCACCGGCGAGGAAGCCTATACCCTGGCGATGATCTGCCGAGAGGCGGTGGAAAGCGCGGGCAAAAAGATCAATGTCAAGATCTTTGCCACCGACGTGGACAGCGATGCCGTCGTCCAAGCCGGAAACGGCATCTACCCCGAGAGCATCGCCGCGGACCTGGCGCCCCCCTACCTGTCCAAGTACTTCATCCGCCGCGACGATTCGTTCCAGATCGCCCGCAGCATCCGGGAGATGGTGGTCTTCGCCCAGCACAACCTGATCAAGGACCCGCCCTTCACCAATATCGATCTGGTCACCTGCCGCAACCTGCTGATCTACCTCCAGCCCGTGCTGCAGCGCAAGGTGCTGGAGTACTTCAATTTTTCCCTCAACGCAAACGGTCTGCTGTTTTTGGGGCACAGCGAAACCGTCGGGGAGATGGCGGATTACTTCGACCCGCTCAGCCACAAGTGGAAACTCTACCGCTCCAAGGGCAAAAGCAAAGAACC
This window harbors:
- a CDS encoding chemotaxis protein CheR; this encodes MTSDNRPHAPRENPSGPAAAASPVDAQTPSHYVGIGASAGGLEAIEAFIKNMPPHNALAFIIVQHLSPDYKSLMAELLSKRTQMPVHRAENGMRVSAGSIYLIPPKKHLTIFHGKLLLSDPERSRSGIFLPIDIFLRSLADDQGEKAVGIILSGTGSDGMRGVRAIKESGGMVMVQDEASAKFDGMPRSAISTGLADFILPPEEMPRQLLRFVKHPEQTRSARSDTILTDEDGLTRIFALLRDRHKIDFTYYKPSTVVRRIERRMTINHINELRDYVKFLESYPREVSILYRELLIGVTSFFRDPEAFDLLAREYLPALLERVQSPLVRFWVAGCSTGEEAYTLAMICREAVESAGKKINVKIFATDVDSDAVVQAGNGIYPESIAADLAPPYLSKYFIRRDDSFQIARSIREMVVFAQHNLIKDPPFTNIDLVTCRNLLIYLQPVLQRKVLEYFNFSLNANGLLFLGHSETVGEMADYFDPLSHKWKLYRSKGKSKEPSPELEISKARFSPGRLLRPHFLGPPKPMRLHEEERILDRLLDALAEDYVPLTMVVNDGL